A window of Actinomycetota bacterium genomic DNA:
TGCCCGACCACGGTCAACAACGTCGAGACCATCGCCTCGGTGCCGCTCATCGTGCTGAACGGGGCCGACTGGTTCCGCCAGTGGGGAACCGAGAAGTCCCCCGGGTTCAAGCTCATGTGCATCGCGGGTGAGGTGGAGCGCCCCGGCAACTACGAGTTCGCGCTCGGCACGCCGGTGCGACAGATGCTCGAGCACGTCGGTGGGATGAAGGATGGCCGCGAGGTGTCGTTCTGGCATCCGGGGGGCTCGTCGACCCCGTTCCTCACTGCCGAGCACCTCGACCTGCCGTACGCCTTCGAGGAGATCTCGGAGGCGGGTTCGTTGCTGGGCACCGGCGCGATCAGCTTCTTCTCGACCGAGTCGTGCATCGTCGATGTGACGCTGCGGTTCACCGAGTTCTACGAGCACGAGTCGTGTGGCAAGTGCACCCCCTGCCGTGAAGGCACGTACTGGCTGAGCCAGATCCTGCGCCGGATCGAGGTCGGGCGCGGACGCGAGGACGATCTCGCCGTCCTCCAGGACGTGTGCGACAACATCTTCGGCCGCAGCTTCTGTGCGCTCGGCGATGGCGCGACCAGCCCCATCGTGTCGAGCCTGAAGTACTTCGCGGACGACTACGAGCTGCACATCGCCCAGGGACGCTGTCCGAAGGAGATCACCCCTCCCGACCGCTCCATCCCGATGCTCGAGCCTGTCGGTCTGATCTCACCCCCCAGGCCGACTACGTCGGCCCCTCCCCCCTCAAGGGGGAAGGCATGACTGTCGGGACGGTCACCCTTACGATCGACGACCGCGAGATCACCGTGCCCAAGGGCACCCTGGTGATCCGGGCCGCCGAACAGCTCGGCATCATCATCCCGAGGTTCTGCGACCACCCCCTGCTCGATCCGCTCGGGGCGTGCCGCCAGTGCATCGTGGACGTCGAGGGCCAGCGCAAGCCGATGACGGCGTGCACGACCCAGGCCACGGACGGCATGGTCGTACGGACCCAGATGACGTCGGACGTCGCCGCCACCGCGCAGCGCGGGCAGCTCGAGTTCCTGCTCATCAACCATCCGCTCGACTGTCCCATGTGCGACAAGGGCGGCGAGTGCCCGCTGCAGGACCAGGCGCTCCTGCACGGCCCCGGCGAGTCGCGCTTCGTCGACCAGAAGCGCAGGTACGCCAAGCCGGTCGCCGTGTCGGCACAGGTGCTGCTCGATCGGGAGCGCTGCGTGCTCTGCGCACGGTGCACGCGGTTCAGCAACGAGATCGCCGGCGATCCGTTCATCGAGCTGTTCGAGCGCGGCGCGCTCGAACAGGTCGCCATCTACGAGGACGAGCCCTACGTCAGCTACTTCTCCGGCAACGTCATCCAGATCTGTCCCGTCGGAGCGCTGACATCGGCTGCGTACCGCTTCCGTGCGCGGCCGTTCGACCTGCGCTCCTCGCCGAGCGTCTGCGGGCTGTGCTCCGCCGGATGCAACCTCACGGTGCAATCGCGACGCGGTGACATCCAGCGCCAGCTCGCGCGCACCAACATGGCCGTCAACGAGATGTGGAACTGCGACAAGGGCCGCTTCGGGTTCCGCCTCCTCGACTCCGACGCCCGGCTGCGGGAGCCGGCCATCCGCAAGGAGGGCGACCTCGTCGCGGTGTCGTGGTCCGAGGCGCTGACCGCCGTCGCGGATGCCGTGCGCCGTGCCGACGAGACCGGCCCCGGACGGGTCGCCGTTCTGACCGGCTCGCGCCTCGCTGACGAGGACGCCTACGCGGCGTCGAAGTACGTGCGCACCGTGCTCGGCACCGACGACGTCGACTTCCGCACGACGCCGGCCGGTCCCGACGAGGACGCGGCCCTGGCGGCCGTTCTGAGCCGCCCCACCGCGACCTATGCGGAGGTCGAGGCCGCACCCGCGACGATCGTGGTCGGTCTCGACCCGGAGGAGGAGGTCCCGATCCTCCACCTGCGTCTCCGCAAGGCGTGGCGCACGCACCAGAGCAAGATCGTGCCCATCGGAGCGCGGTCCGGTTCGCTCACCCGCTACGCCTGGCGCGTCCTGCCGACCGCCCCGTCGGCCGAGCTCGGTGCCATGGCCGCGCTGGCGCGGGCCCTCGGCGTGGCCAACCTCGCCGACGCGGCGGTGTCGGCCGGCTACAAGCACCCCCACCTCGACGATGTCGCAGCGGCCTTCCGTGAGGCCGGTCACGACGCAGTCATCCTCGTCGGTGAGCGTGGGGCGCGGTCTCCCGGGATCCTGGCCGCGGCCGTCCGACTGGCTGACCACCTCGGTTGCAAGCTGGCCTGGGTGCCCCGCAGGGCGGGTGCCCGCGGGGCGCTCGCGGCGGGACTCGCTCCCGGCTTCCTGCCCGGCGGACGGCGCTCGGACGACGAGGCGGACCGTACTGCCGTGTCGCACGTGTGGGGAGCGCTGCCCGAGGCACCGGGCCGCGGACTCCAGCCGATCCTCGAGGCTGCCGCTGCCGGTGACATCGACGTCCTCCACCTCATCGGCATCGATCTCGTCCGCGATAGCGGTGATCCCGACCTCGTGCGGCGCGCCCTCGATCGGGTGGCGACGGTCGTGGTCCAGGACCTGGCGACGAACG
This region includes:
- a CDS encoding NADH-quinone oxidoreductase subunit G gives rise to the protein MTVGTVTLTIDDREITVPKGTLVIRAAEQLGIIIPRFCDHPLLDPLGACRQCIVDVEGQRKPMTACTTQATDGMVVRTQMTSDVAATAQRGQLEFLLINHPLDCPMCDKGGECPLQDQALLHGPGESRFVDQKRRYAKPVAVSAQVLLDRERCVLCARCTRFSNEIAGDPFIELFERGALEQVAIYEDEPYVSYFSGNVIQICPVGALTSAAYRFRARPFDLRSSPSVCGLCSAGCNLTVQSRRGDIQRQLARTNMAVNEMWNCDKGRFGFRLLDSDARLREPAIRKEGDLVAVSWSEALTAVADAVRRADETGPGRVAVLTGSRLADEDAYAASKYVRTVLGTDDVDFRTTPAGPDEDAALAAVLSRPTATYAEVEAAPATIVVGLDPEEEVPILHLRLRKAWRTHQSKIVPIGARSGSLTRYAWRVLPTAPSAELGAMAALARALGVANLADAAVSAGYKHPHLDDVAAAFREAGHDAVILVGERGARSPGILAAAVRLADHLGCKLAWVPRRAGARGALAAGLAPGFLPGGRRSDDEADRTAVSHVWGALPEAPGRGLQPILEAAAAGDIDVLHLIGIDLVRDSGDPDLVRRALDRVATVVVQDLATNATTPAADILLPVTATQERAGTFTNWEGRSQQFRAVIDGPSLCQGDWEVLVQLAAVQGRDLGFHDLDGLRAEQHRLGVRSGDPRPVPDPVSPAGDGAPAEGFVVLSYPTLLDRGTMLTGATDLLAAAPPATIGLNPEDAQRLDIEAGTLVTVSSGEESVTLAAVLEPGLMPGVVFVPANSAETSGRALASPAQVAPAEVPA
- the nuoF gene encoding NADH-quinone oxidoreductase subunit NuoF → MSIPGASGARSSGTSWRVVATVGRGPDVGATGVVEALSKRYGLDDGHTLDAYKGSGGYAGLRRALELAPNEIIEIVKDSGLRGRGGAGFPTGMKWGFVAQDTGKPIYVVCNADEGEPGTFKDRELMERDPHALVEGMVVAGLALNSEHGMIYLRGEFAHAGRRLRAAIAEAYEAGYLGDDVLGSGKRHHLTIHRGAGAYICGEETALLDSLEGRRGQPRLRPPFPATHGLYGCPTTVNNVETIASVPLIVLNGADWFRQWGTEKSPGFKLMCIAGEVERPGNYEFALGTPVRQMLEHVGGMKDGREVSFWHPGGSSTPFLTAEHLDLPYAFEEISEAGSLLGTGAISFFSTESCIVDVTLRFTEFYEHESCGKCTPCREGTYWLSQILRRIEVGRGREDDLAVLQDVCDNIFGRSFCALGDGATSPIVSSLKYFADDYELHIAQGRCPKEITPPDRSIPMLEPVGLISPPRPTTSAPPPSRGKA